From a region of the Bradyrhizobium diazoefficiens genome:
- the nifS gene encoding cysteine desulfurase NifS produces MAVYLDNNATTRTDPLVVQAMLPFFTEQFGNASSAHDLGRQVAGAMRQARRSVQALLGATHEDEIVFTSGATESNNAAILSALATQEGRDEIVTTSVEHQAILALVEQVAQSGTKVHLIAVDSRGRLDLEAFRSALGPRTAIASVMWANNETGTIFPVERLAGWARASGALFHTDAVQAVGRVPIDLKASIIDMLSLSGHKLHGPKGIGALYLRKGTTFRPLIWGGAQERRRRGGTENIPGIVGLGKAAELAAERLDRTRVLVAALRDRLEQSILQNGHCTALGDQCNRLPNTTNIAFEHMEGEAIVHHLNRAGIAASLGSACSSGAMEPSHVLRAMHVPPNSLSGAVRFSLSHETTAEEINQVVRALSDILARLRGMSRELVNPASNR; encoded by the coding sequence GTGGCGGTTTATCTCGACAACAATGCGACGACCCGCACGGACCCGTTGGTCGTGCAGGCCATGTTGCCGTTCTTCACCGAGCAGTTCGGCAATGCGTCCTCAGCCCATGACCTTGGCAGACAGGTGGCGGGCGCCATGAGGCAGGCGCGCCGCAGCGTGCAGGCGTTGTTAGGGGCTACCCACGAGGATGAAATCGTCTTCACCTCTGGCGCGACTGAGTCCAACAATGCCGCCATTCTATCTGCGCTTGCGACGCAGGAAGGGCGGGACGAGATCGTCACCACCTCGGTCGAGCATCAGGCGATCCTCGCGCTGGTCGAACAGGTGGCCCAAAGCGGGACCAAGGTTCATCTGATCGCGGTGGATTCGCGCGGCCGGCTCGACCTTGAGGCGTTTCGATCGGCGCTTGGACCACGTACGGCGATTGCATCGGTGATGTGGGCCAACAACGAGACCGGCACCATCTTCCCGGTGGAACGTCTGGCCGGATGGGCGCGCGCCTCCGGCGCGCTGTTTCATACCGATGCCGTTCAGGCGGTCGGCAGGGTACCCATTGACCTGAAGGCCAGCATTATCGACATGCTGTCGCTGTCCGGGCACAAGCTGCACGGACCCAAGGGGATCGGCGCGCTTTATTTGCGCAAAGGCACGACATTCAGGCCGCTGATCTGGGGCGGAGCCCAGGAACGCCGGCGCCGCGGTGGAACCGAGAACATCCCCGGCATTGTCGGCCTCGGAAAGGCGGCAGAGCTTGCGGCAGAGCGGCTCGACCGGACGCGCGTTCTCGTTGCTGCGCTGCGCGATCGTTTGGAGCAGTCGATCCTGCAGAACGGCCACTGCACGGCCCTTGGCGACCAGTGTAACCGACTGCCGAACACAACCAATATCGCCTTCGAGCATATGGAAGGCGAAGCGATCGTCCATCACCTCAATCGCGCCGGCATTGCCGCCTCGCTCGGATCGGCCTGTAGCTCCGGCGCGATGGAGCCATCGCATGTGTTGCGCGCCATGCATGTGCCGCCGAACAGCCTGAGCGGTGCGGTGCGCTTTTCGCTGTCCCACGAAACCACCGCTGAAGAGATCAACCAGGTCGTGCGCGCGCTGTCCGATATCCTGGCTCGTCTGCGTGGCATGTCTCGAGAGCTCGTCAATCCCGCCAGCAACCGGTAA
- a CDS encoding NifU family protein, producing the protein MLVGTKHLKQPLAAEINREQVIRAVIEEIRPNLKRDGGDCQLIAVDGTKIMVKLTGACVLCKLSAATLEGIQARLIEKLGEFVRLIPVAGAPTAPY; encoded by the coding sequence ATGCTGGTCGGAACCAAGCATCTGAAGCAGCCGCTGGCCGCCGAGATCAATCGAGAGCAAGTCATTCGCGCCGTAATCGAGGAGATCCGCCCCAATCTGAAACGCGACGGTGGTGACTGCCAGCTGATTGCGGTCGACGGGACCAAGATCATGGTCAAGCTGACCGGGGCCTGCGTGCTCTGCAAGCTGTCAGCTGCGACGCTCGAGGGCATTCAGGCGCGGCTGATCGAAAAGCTCGGCGAATTCGTTCGCCTGATCCCGGTCGCCGGCGCGCCCACGGCGCCATATTGA
- a CDS encoding iron-sulfur cluster assembly accessory protein: MINLTDNALNAVRGVISTSGASGLRITVESGGCAGFKYIMGLANETTSDDTVIERKGVKLFVDNDSQKYLAGTTIDFVLAQEGSGFTFDNPNAKAGCSCGKSFR; the protein is encoded by the coding sequence ATGATCAATCTGACAGACAACGCGCTGAATGCGGTCAGGGGCGTGATTTCAACATCGGGAGCAAGCGGCTTGCGCATTACGGTTGAGTCCGGCGGCTGTGCCGGGTTCAAGTACATCATGGGCTTGGCCAATGAGACGACGTCGGACGATACCGTGATCGAGCGCAAGGGGGTCAAGTTGTTCGTCGACAACGACAGCCAGAAATATCTCGCCGGCACCACCATCGATTTCGTGCTGGCGCAGGAGGGCTCGGGATTTACCTTTGACAACCCGAACGCCAAGGCGGGCTGCTCGTGCGGCAAATCCTTCCGCTGA